The Apium graveolens cultivar Ventura chromosome 11, ASM990537v1, whole genome shotgun sequence genome has a window encoding:
- the LOC141697226 gene encoding uncharacterized protein LOC141697226, whose amino-acid sequence MATPEVESVPQALPETTMPEPEVITTAEAIKEEVVAAAAAPAPAEAEVEKPAEETTDVVVPAEEPAVAPVEVEEPVVVEAEEVIEATEAVEVEAEVVETPEVEPETVVEAPKEEAPVEAAPVEAEEVAAAPVEETPAEVVAEPITEVPVEIKTEEE is encoded by the exons ATGGCCACTCCTGAG GTTGAATCAGTACCACAAGCATTGCCAGAGACCACAATGCCTGAGCCTGAGGTGATCACAACCGCGGAAGCGATCAAGGAAGAGGtagtagcagcagcagcagcaccAGCCCCAGCTGAGGCAGAGGTGGAGAAGCCAGCTGAGGAAACAACTGATGTTGTTGTACCAGCTGAGGAGCCAGCAGTAGCACCAGTTGAAGTTGAAGAACCTGTTGTAGTCGAAGCTGAGGAAGTTATCGAGGCAACTGAAGCTGTAGAAGTTGAGGCAGAAGTAGTTGAGACTCCAGAAGTTGAGCCAGAGACTGTTGTTGAGGCACCAaaagaggaagctccagtggagGCTGCCCCGGTGGAAGCCGAGGAAGTAGCTGCAGCACCGGTGGAAGAGACGCCAGCAGAAGTAGTGGCTGAACCCATCACTGAGGTTCCAGTTGAGATCAAGACTGAAGAAGAATAG
- the LOC141697576 gene encoding non-specific lipid transfer protein GPI-anchored 7-like, with the protein MTCFGNTNMASLAAVLAVVMTVILSAEGQDIPSCASGLVPCADYLNATTKPPASCCDPIKEAVTKQLPCLCNLYNTPGLLKSFGINVTQAIRLPTLCGVPGDLCQGGGKSNSSSIVPATGTPKANDSSPKSSTPTLKSDAGRLASTGIFSCVLIWASLILY; encoded by the exons ATGACTTGTTTTGGTAATACAAACATGGCATCTCTAGCGGCGGTGTTAGCGGTGGTTATGACAGTGATTCTGTCTGCAGAAGGACAAGATATTCCCTCATGTGCATCGGGACTTGTGCCATGCGCCGATTATCTTAATGCAACAACTAAACCACCTGCTTCATGTTGTGATCCCATCAAAGAAGCTGTTACTAAACAGCTTCCTTGTTTATGTAATCTTTATAACACTCCTGGGTTGTTGAAATCTTTTGGTATTAATGTTACTCAAGCTATTCGTCTTCCTACTCTTTGTGGTGTTCCTGGTGATCTTTGTCAAGGAG GTGGGAAGAGCAACTCTTCTTCCATTGTGCCAGCAACAG GAACTCCCAAGGCCAATGATAGCTCGCCTAAGAGCAGCACACCGACACTCAAGAGCGACGCAGGAAGGTTAGCATCTACTGGGATATTCAGCTGCGTATTGATTTGGGCTTCGCTGATCCTTTATTAG
- the LOC141695092 gene encoding pectinesterase inhibitor 9-like, which produces MANPSLFYLFLVVLSFYSMSYNIAESTLVTTDSYNGATNFIRISCRATLYPVLCYQSLSIYASKIQQNERQLAKAALSVSLAKARFTTMFVSKLTKVSRIRTRELRAVQDCIDNLGDTVDQLSRSLEELNHMNSIHGGQDFMWHMSNVQTWVSAALTNENTCSDGFSGHFMEGNVKAVVKKRIVTVAQVTSNALALVNRFAETHQAAAADMP; this is translated from the coding sequence ATGGCAAATCCTAGTCTTTTCTACTTATTCCTAGTTGTCCTGTCATTTTATTCTATGAGCTACAACATTGCAGAGTCTACTCTTGTGACAACAGACTCATACAATGGTGCTACAAACTTCATTAGAATCTCATGCAGAGCAACTCTGTACCCTGTCTTATGTTACCAATCTCTCTCAATTTACGCTTCCAAAATCCAACAAAACGAACGCCAGCTCGCGAAAGCCGCGCTATCAGTAAGCCTAGCAAAGGCAAGATTCACTACAATGTTTGTATCAAAACTGACAAAAGTGTCAAGAATAAGAACCAGAGAGCTCAGAGCTGTGCAAGATTGTATCGATAACTTGGGCGACACGGTTGATCAGCTTTCGAGATCATTAGAGGAGCTTAATCACATGAATTCGATTCACGGGGGTCAAGATTTCATGTGGCACATGAGTAATGTGCAGACATGGGTAAGTGCTGCACTTACTAATGAGAACACTTGCAGTGATGGTTTCTCAGGGCATTTTATGGAAGGAAATGTGAAGGCTGTTGTTAAGAAAAGGATTGTTACAGTTGCACAAGTTACTAGTAATGCACTTGCACTTGTTAATAGGTTTGCTGAAACACATCAAGCTGCAGCTGCAGATATGCCCTAG